The window GGATGCGAATTTTGTGAAGTCAGAGGGAACCTAATAATATTGATGAGTGGGTCCTCTTCTGTTCATGTGATCCGATCCCATCTCACGTTTTATTTTGCATAGATTAGGGAATCAATACCCTCACTTTTACACACAATCATGTTTTGGTTTTTTGGATGTGCTTGTTTGTGCTACTCAAATATATTCTATCATTTTTCACTTCTCGAATCCTATTCGTTTATAGTTTCAATAAAGtgcaaaaataaagtaaaatgtaAGGTGTCAATTTTCTCATACAATTTCAATACTAATAGTAATGGTAATTAGTGGAGTGGAGGCTGCTAATTCGTTCCCAAAAACTAATTTAAGTGGTGAAAGATGTTTTCATGTAAATATCAGTTACGCTTAGAAATGAATACGTCAGGTCTATATACTAATTTTATTCTGTGAATACTTAATTCGATTAGTTGCAAATAAGGTTTAAAATAGAATGGGTTGAATTGCGAATAtagtaaaatttgaatttaaatttaatcttATTTGACCTACTTGTACTTTGGATTTATTAGTGTATATTGTAAAAAGATTATTGTTAGCAAAGACTTGACGATGAATTGATATGATGATTATGTTGTTTGTAATTTTAATATTGAGTTgattatgatttaattttttttaggacaGCATGGGAGTAGGTTGGGcttgaaaaattttcaacatgcaaagaggaaaaaaaaatttaaatttacgaATAGAATTATAGTagaattatatgaaaaagtctaggaACCaacaatttttgaattttgtggcCATCATTTaaccattaaaaaaaaagtgagtgatctcctatcattagatataatctcacaccgttaaaaacactattgatgtCTAATTAATCgttacaaaacacaaaattaCTGACCCCTTGCACTCCTCTTATTTTTTTGGGTATTCAAAAGGGGCTTAAAGCCCAAGGAACACAAATAAAATGTAAATCCTACCGTTTGTagttatcaaaaaaaaaaaaaaatcctaccgTTTGTAGAATTGTAGTAATGAATATTTTCGAGTAATCGAACTAAATTAGATCAGATAAACTCTGATGCTACATAACTCAACTTCAAAAATTAGTAAAAGAGATGGGCGATATTTTGCAGTTTGCACATTCATACTTGTAAATATTCTATAAATATTCTAAAGAAAACTATACCATTGAGAAACTTGAGACAATAATACGAGaatatctttttgttttcttcaaCTGCATTATATTTTGGAAACTTGCTGGGTATTGTATTTAATGTGTTGATCCAATGAGGCCCAGCATTAGTTGGATCATACCGGCCACCCTTGTAAATTATTCGAATTCGAACAGTTTAGCCTACATATCATTGAAGTTTGGTTCCGGGTCCAAAAATTGATTGCATGCAttgaccaaaaagatcaataacCTAAAAGCTAAAAGGCTAAAACATATATATTAGAGTAAAATAGTAAGGTAAAGTATTGTACACCAACTTAAAATTAATTGAGTGGTCAGTTTAAATAAGTATGTAGTTCTAATCCTACTTAAATGTTAGTGAAAGATTTGATAgtagaataacattaatgttattttaaatattttgtgataaaaataaaataataaaaatattagaaaatcaaaataaaattcatcTCAAATATTGAGAGTCAAAACAATACTTTATCCTATATATTATATAGAACCAATTTTTAATTATGGTGTTAACCttaaccccaaaaaaaaaaaaaaaacaagtctcAAAAGATTTACATATCCAATCTAATAaccaaaaaaaatcaataatatcttataaaataataaatatagataaattaatttaaattaaatttttttatcataatcataaaaattaatttaaaaatagtatatctgtctctaaaaaaaattattaatatttttttttaaaaaaaaataaatctgtgtgaaatataatataaatagagCGGATTTATTTGTCCCTCTCCTAGAAAAGAAATTAAACACTTGACATTGTTACTGTGTTGATAGGACACCATGATTCCATAAATACGATGATGCAAGGGGAAGGAGAAGTGGAAAACATTCCGCACTGTACGATGTTGTTCCTTCACCGCCGTCTATGCACCACCGCCACCAGAACAAAGGTTCCTTCAAAGTACAAGAACCTTGCTCTCTCTCAAGCCCAGAAGATCCTCACTGATTACCTTCATTCCACAAGGTCCATCCCTTATGCCTTTGCTGATCAGATTGCTGCTAATTCTCACACTTCTATCTCTAACCTCATTGCAAAGGTGGGATTTTCAGCTCCGTCTTTCTCCCACAccctcaacaagttcctcaggtACAACCCCATCAATGAATTTGAGTTCTTTTTTGAAAGCATTGGCATAAAGTATAGTCAAGTTCCTAACTTGTTGCCACCCCATAAGTTTTTCTTCTCTGAAGATGGCTCTATTTTAGATGCTGCTTGTGTGCTCTATGAATTTGGGTTCCCTTGGGATAAGCTTGGTTTGCTTTATGTGGAACGTTGTTCTGTGTTTAGGTGTAATACTGATGAGTTGAAGGGCAGGCTGTGTGTgctgaaaagttatggtttttgcAGTGTTCAGGTCATTGGGATATGTTTGGCTTTCCCTTTTGTTTTTGGTGAGCAGGGAGGAGTGTTGGAAGCTGAGATTGATGGGCTACTTGCTGATCTCAGGTTGGTTTTTCTGGATTTTGATTTGGCAGGGTTTGTTGAGGGGAATGCAGATTCTTGGTACGAGGTATGTAGGAAAATTCGGGTTTTTTACAATTTGAATAGTGAGAAGGGTAAGATGGGGGAACTCATTGGAAGGTATAAGAATGTGATTCTTGAGCATGGAGAAGAGGAGTTGATGCAGAAAGCTGAGTATTTTTCTAGGTTTGGTGTCAAGAAGGAGGAAGTAGCTCGATTGATCCTACATGACTCGGaattgttgaattttgatttcgAAACGCCGGTGATCAATGTATTGAAGCTGTTGAAACACTTTGGCATGAGCTCCAAGGATCTCGAGGATGTGCAGCGAAACTATGCTCATGCATTGGGAACAATAAAAATGGTTAATTTGCCTAATGTAATGAGGGCTTTGGGTTTAAGTAAGTGGTTCTTTAATAGGATAAAGGACGGGACGCATCAACTCTTACTGACTTATGTCACAAGCTTTCCCAATGAAGACCAAGATAAAGGATATCAAGATGGTTTAAAGGCGATTCGTGCTTCGAGAACCCCAGTTCACACCATGAATAAACTGAATTTCTTGCATGCCTTAGGCTTTGGAGAAACTGCTTTGACCATGGCTATCCTAACTTACTTGAATGGGACTAGCAGCGAGTTACAGGAACGATTCGATTGCCTTCTTCATTTAGGGATTGAATTCTCAAAGCTCTCAAAGATAGTTGCAATTCGACCTAAGGTTCTAAGCCAACACCCGAAAATCATTGAGAAAAAGATTAAGTTCCTCTATGAGGAAATGGGATCCTCTGTGGAGCTTTTGGACACTTTTCCAGCATTCTTATGTTTTGACTTGGAAAAGCGCATTAAACCTAGGTTCAGATTCTATATGTGGATGATAGAAAAGGGTTATTGTGCCAAAAACTTCTCTATAGCAACCATGATTGCGACCAGCGACAAGAACTTTGTTCCTCATGCTTTTCGTATCCACCCAGCTGCTCCGAAACATTGGTTTGAGCAATTCTATCTCCGCAAATTGCCGGAATGATGAATCTGTACAGATTCTTAATACTTGGTTATAAttcttcttctggagttgaagaCAAAAACATTTGAGATATTGCTAGAAAACTTGTTACAGAGATGCATTTCCTTTGCAGTGGCAGTGAGATAGACATCAAGAACAACCTGCAAGTATCTTGCATAGTTCTTACTgacatcctatctcggatttgaGATAAAGAAACCATGAATTCTGTGCACCTTTAGTCATGCTTCTACAAAGTGATTATGTTAGAGGGAGCTATGTAAGTAGGCCAATTGAATGTTTCACTAGGACTTGTTTCCTTTCATCATGTAAATTGgatttttgtttctttggttttcgccctgaaaagttgctggagaaATGTGATACCATTTGATAAACTTCATTTGTTGCAGCAAGACTGGGAATGGCTTCCTAAACCATTGATGTTGGTGCTTGTGGAAGGTGATGGAGTTGAGATCAAATCTTTTCATTTGATGGTTATGGCCCCCAAAAGTAAAAGAAACCTTGTAACTGTGAATCTGTGATCATTCCTGAAAGAAAACAAGCTACCAAGTTCTTCACAAAGTGCAAGCATTGATAATTTGATAGGATTGCAAGTAACACTAGGTGGATCATTATGAATTTATGGGGTAACTAGATCAATTGAGCACTTGTATAAGGGGCAAAGTAATTGGCCTACATTCTCATCATTAACCAAATGTTTCATTATCAAGAGAGAAGCAAGAAATGTAAGTTGagcaattattattttttttttctgggcTTCTATTTGTTGAGGTTGTTCATCATATGGCAATATGGAAACTGTTATATTAACCACAAATTTGATACTaaagttttcaattttttcattttttttcagttGAAATTTCTAGCATTAAGGGTTGATTACTTAGGTCTAGTTTgggtaactaacttaattaagctccttttgataaaataacttaaacaataaatgactctgttaaaagtaacttataaataagttattttgtgtttggatttttaactctaaaagtgcttattttaaaaaaatgtaatgaaaagtagaagtattatgagagaagtcattttttttaacttctctataagctccaaaatagcttcttagaaagttgcaatttggttttgaaaattgcacccgacattaatactactactttttataagtcaaaagttaaaaaaagctaCTTCTAGAGTTTCCCAAAGCCCTTAGTAGATTCTTATAGTTTTACAAAATGTTCTGTTAGGTGTTTGTAGATTATTAGATAAAAGTTTTCAAttaagtatttattaatttttttatagaatgAAATATTCTAAAACTATTCAATTCCTTTTAAAGCCAATTGTTAGTaaggattttattaaaaaaatatttaacataaaaacttaattataaacttttaaattattgatataaaaactaattggtgcaaaatctaaacaaaaaaatttaaattattgatataaaatatataaaatttaaattattgatataaaatataataaataagagaaaaacccAAAACAGTCATGACAATTATTTCGAAAGACAACGAGATCTTTGACAAAAAAAACCTAACCCGACCCTTGATAAttacctcgaaaggacaacgaaaTCTCTGTGCCAAAAAaagtcaatgttatttttttgggCACAGGGACTAATCAGTCCAAAAAAAAGATCAAGAGCCggattggatatttttttttcttgggatTTCGTTGCCCTTTCAAAGTAATTATTAGAGTTCGAGTGGGATAttcattctaaaaaattaaaatttatttaattaataaaatccaacgcttaaaaaaaagtttaaggataaggataaattaatatttacatCTGTCAATTCATTCAGCTTTTACAAGTAACTAAACTAAATGacaaaaaacaaataatagaagggAAAATGAGAtgttaaataatgaaaaaaaaaaaacagttttaATAATCTGTGAATCCACGTGTCAAAGTGTTAAAGGGTCCACGTAGGCAAACACAATCCAGCATGTCATGAAAGAGGAAGAATCCTTGGAACATGATTGGGCAAAAGCATATCCAAGTTTATCCAAATGGCAGATATGATAAGCCACATTCCACTCCACAACTCTCCATCACACACGCCCAAAACAAAACAATCATATTTGAAGCTTCTCTTCTCTTAGTTCACATTCACATTCAAGTTTCCACAAACGCACTCACATATCTTAAGAATGGCCCAAGCAATGGCATCAATGGCAGGTTTGCGAGGATCATCACAGGGTGTGCTTGAAGGGAGCATCCAGCTGAGTGGGTCAAACCGGTTGATGAATGTGGCAAGTGGAAGCAACAGCAGCAGGGTGGGTGCCACGTCAGCAAGATCAGTGAGTGTGAGAGCACAACATCAAGAGGCTTCTCCACAGAGCAGCAGAAGAGCCATGATTGGTGCTGCTGCTGCTGGTTTGGCTTCTGCTTCCTTTGTTCAAGCTGTTCTTGCTGATGCCAAACCCATCAAAGTTggccctcctcctcctccctccGGTGGACTCCGTAAGTCTTCACTTTCTTTCATTCTTCTACAACCTCCTTTTTTGTTCTTCTTTACATGGATATATCTCTTTATACTAGATGTGGTTATGACTTATGAGAGAAGAAAAATAGTCACACAATTGGCATTAGATATAGTttctagaatttaattttgatgcaccacGTGCATCTAATTATATATCGCTACAAAATAACTACCTTTTATATTGACTACAAAAAAGATTATCCGAAAGAACTGATATGATTGCACGAGTTACTCagcatatcaaaattaaactctaggTTCTATTAGTCTAATGATAGTGATATGTCTCTCACATGCACATATAAAAATCAGCTActaaatcaattatatatatgtaattttatattttaacatagaTTTTATAGATGTGACTAATTTGTTAGTTGAAATATAGTTATCTAATATTATGTAACGAGGGTCAAGTAAAAAGAGCACAACTTAACTATAGTTGAAACTTGAAACCGGTGATTTTTATGTAAATTGTACTATAGTTGATATTTAGGGGGATAAGATTTTGTTGTTGTGGCTGAAAATTATAACCATGGTGATTTTATGTTATGGAAAAATTTGGCAGCTGGAACACTGAACTCTGATGAAGCAAGGGACCTTAAGTTGCCATTGAAAGACAGGTTCTTCCTTCAGCCATTGTCACCAAGTGAGGCAGCACAAAGGGCAAAGGAGTcagcaaaggaaattgtaaatgtGAAGCAGTTGATAGACAAGAAGGCATGGCCATATGTTCAGAATGATCTCCGTCTCCGCGCCGAGTATCTTCGATATGACCTTAACACTGTTGTCTCTGCAAAGCCTAAGGATCAGAAGAAACCCCTCAAGGATCTCATTGGCAAGCTCTTCCAGGATATCAGCAATGTAAGTCAATAATGGCCACACTGCGAAAAGAGATGAgagaattttaaaatatttgtgcgATTGGTTTGCATTTTTATtctctgttttcatttttttagtattttctgttttcggaattttataaagaaaaaagagaaaacagcTTTTTACTAGTGATGTTTGTTGTGAGAGTTTAGAGTTAGACTAATCAAAATGTGTTTTTTATGTGTGATTAACAGCTTGATCATGCAGCAAAAGTGAAGAGCACCCCAGAAGCAGAGAAGTACTATGCTGAGACTGTATCTTCTCTGAATGATGTTCTTGCCAAACTTGGTTAAATATGATTAGTATTTTCATGCTTTTTCCTGTCTAAGCTTTGTGTATGATTTTCTCAGACACTTTGTTTGACTGATGATATTTGAAGGAAATCAAACGAGGGCAAGTTCATTATGAATAATGTGGGAAATCATCAATTGGCCTTAGCTAGCTTCTATAATGAAACAGCCTAATAATATGATCAATGCCTATCATCACTTTACTCTTCCTACAATATAGAAAATGAATAACCAATGTTTAATTTCTTATTACAAAACAAGAGTAAGTAAATAAGAATTGTATCAATATTTGGCTCATAAGATATTAGCCCGGGAATTCCATTTGAAGGAAGAATACCATTTAAGTTGCTGCATCAAAGATTTGCAATGGGAGAGAAAATGCTATATGTTGCTTGGGAATCTAATTTTTATCTATGTATCATTAGTTTCTATTCAAAGTTTAATCTCTAAAGAACGACTATATCCCCAATATGGGTTGGTCGTGAACTCATTCGTACGTTTAAACAAGTGTTAAGAGTTTGAATATCGTGTTATGTATGCTGCAATCTATTGATCAACAATAGACGTTTTAATGGAAATCAGATTCTCAGTAGATTAATTTTAACTTGTTGGGCTGCGAAATgccatagaaaataaaaaaaaacactataTAAATAAA is drawn from Arachis hypogaea cultivar Tifrunner chromosome 12, arahy.Tifrunner.gnm2.J5K5, whole genome shotgun sequence and contains these coding sequences:
- the LOC112726719 gene encoding transcription termination factor MTEF18, mitochondrial, yielding MMQGEGEVENIPHCTMLFLHRRLCTTATRTKVPSKYKNLALSQAQKILTDYLHSTRSIPYAFADQIAANSHTSISNLIAKVGFSAPSFSHTLNKFLSVQVIGICLAFPFVFGEQGGVLEAEIDGLLADLRLVFLDFDLAGFVEGNADSWYEVCRKIRVFYNLNSEKGKMGELIGRYKNVILEHGEEELMQKAEYFSRFGVKKEEVARLILHDSELLNFDFETPVINVLKLLKHFGMSSKDLEDVQRNYAHALGTIKMVNLPNVMRALGLSKWFFNRIKDGTHQLLLTYVTSFPNEDQDKGYQDGLKAIRASRTPVHTMNKLNFLHALGFGETALTMAILTYLNGTSSELQERFDCLLHLGIEFSKLSKIVAIRPKVLSQHPKIIEKKIKFLYEEMGSSVELLDTFPAFLCFDLEKRIKPRFRFYMWMIEKGYCAKNFSIATMIATSDKNFVPHAFRIHPAAPKHWFEQFYLRKLPE
- the LOC112726720 gene encoding oxygen-evolving enhancer protein 3-2, chloroplastic; this encodes MAQAMASMAGLRGSSQGVLEGSIQLSGSNRLMNVASGSNSSRVGATSARSVSVRAQHQEASPQSSRRAMIGAAAAGLASASFVQAVLADAKPIKVGPPPPPSGGLPGTLNSDEARDLKLPLKDRFFLQPLSPSEAAQRAKESAKEIVNVKQLIDKKAWPYVQNDLRLRAEYLRYDLNTVVSAKPKDQKKPLKDLIGKLFQDISNLDHAAKVKSTPEAEKYYAETVSSLNDVLAKLG